The Acipenser ruthenus chromosome 37, fAciRut3.2 maternal haplotype, whole genome shotgun sequence genome has a window encoding:
- the LOC117966142 gene encoding protransforming growth factor alpha-like isoform X1, whose translation MYCHAGGALFLLFGFLLAVIHSLENTTEHTTALKPPHQAAAVHSHFEDCPDSHSQFCLQGACRFLVQEKMPACVCPPGFMGSRCEHADLLAVVAADQKQQTIASVLVGGVVGSVLLILLCVLLHCCEKRGPCVCGRPHSYRHEKPDSLLKGRASCCHPETESPPYAQV comes from the exons GGTTCCTGCTTGCTGTCATCCACAGTCTGGAGAACACCACAGAGCACACAACAGCACTGAAAC CCCCCCACCAGGCCGCCGCAGTGCACTCTCACTTTGAGGACTGTCCCGACTCGCACAGCCAGTTCTGTTTGCAGGGAGCCTGCAGATTCCTGGTGCAGGAGAAGATGCCAGCCTGTGT GTGCCCCCCCGGGTTCATGGGCTCCCGCTGTGAACACGCTGACCTCCTCGCCGTGGTCGCGGCCGATCAGAAGCAGCAAACCATCGCCTCCGTGCTGGTGGGGGGGGTGGTGGGGAGTGTGCTGCTCATCCTGCTGTGTGTGCTGCTGCA ctGCTGTGAGAAGCGTGGCCCCTGTGTTTGTGGTCGACCCCACTCTTATCGCCATGAGAAACCAGACAGCCTGCTGAAGGGCAGGGCTTCCTGTTGTCATCCAGAAACAG AATCGCCTCCATATGCACAAG TGTGA
- the LOC117966142 gene encoding protransforming growth factor alpha-like isoform X2: MYCHAGGALFLLFGFLLAVIHSLENTTEHTTALKPPHQAAAVHSHFEDCPDSHSQFCLQGACRFLVQEKMPACVCPPGFMGSRCEHADLLAVVAADQKQQTIASVLVGGVVGSVLLILLCVLLHCCEKRGPCVCGRPHSYRHEKPDSLLKGRASCCHPETV; this comes from the exons GGTTCCTGCTTGCTGTCATCCACAGTCTGGAGAACACCACAGAGCACACAACAGCACTGAAAC CCCCCCACCAGGCCGCCGCAGTGCACTCTCACTTTGAGGACTGTCCCGACTCGCACAGCCAGTTCTGTTTGCAGGGAGCCTGCAGATTCCTGGTGCAGGAGAAGATGCCAGCCTGTGT GTGCCCCCCCGGGTTCATGGGCTCCCGCTGTGAACACGCTGACCTCCTCGCCGTGGTCGCGGCCGATCAGAAGCAGCAAACCATCGCCTCCGTGCTGGTGGGGGGGGTGGTGGGGAGTGTGCTGCTCATCCTGCTGTGTGTGCTGCTGCA ctGCTGTGAGAAGCGTGGCCCCTGTGTTTGTGGTCGACCCCACTCTTATCGCCATGAGAAACCAGACAGCCTGCTGAAGGGCAGGGCTTCCTGTTGTCATCCAGAAACAG TGTGA
- the LOC131706752 gene encoding uncharacterized protein LOC131706752, which translates to MADAREMREDELRARLEELVAELRVRSYPRMGAAWGGENMERGRSKNPWAKEERGIKMAELEDRQTAPQAEGHCAIVIEGEGDSSAAARTSSATEIGGAQVRVKEEAASPSDTPALQQNVNKGVYYSRLQYNGKADWRDFVKQFEMMAMVNNWTDREKASNLIACLEEEALHCLTTVDLNGCSSYGTLVAELSVCLTRERDVKPRYGPRADHGRENMRCGGNMLPGASRQPVKAGRYDGRSPWEAYHVKFRMAALTNDWGPTEKAGQLAAALEGEALQVLLDLGPDEVAQYEVLTAALERRFGRVEPAVGLRLQLANRTRAPGEKLGVLAADVRYLARRGYPMFPPATQEDLAVEAFVRGLTPTALRQQVRFAAPTSLELAVAHAERVEAVLEEGERDHAPGSESAVLGLWTAWPPTAPLPSSSCCTTTTPDTATAGKRQGARIDGTTRAPSPVPLIADHPAAAAATSTNPCSRQSRASPLTETADHRQCQPAIAVGRTTAGDFCHVPVRIEGVPCTALVDTGSTVTLIRPDVLPAGVRLEPTTVQLRTVTGELAPMQGKGNLAIEVAGRTVHHPVWVAAVQDPCILGLDFLRYTGGQLNLRTGTLHIQGSPALALASPLGPLGRSRDPFARQFRDLPRTQRTAAMRRETSAHPRAPSCASLIRDNTASRRPPLRKELLLAQPPSGASARQPTWPPSGRNARQPTRPLSGRNARQHVQPPSCSSSVAQGNAALPQAAPPPCPAPPTATQGLREDTAMPRPTVRSNSASPAISPPPPVSPEDPALSAVHAVWLRSCEGLCTEERRQLWELVYEYRHSFATASDDVGRTHLVQHQIETGAARPIKQRPRRQPLALQEATEQVLEEMKAAGIIEPSDSPWTSPVVMVRKKDGKWRFCVDYRRVNDVTEKDSYPLPRIDESLDLVAGSRWFSSLDLRSGYWQVALDPSARPKTAFSTGRGLWQFTVMPFGLCNAPATFERLMEKVLAGVPPSECLVYLDDLLVHGGTFQDALASLHEVLRRVRKAGLKLHSEKCQLMRQEVSFLGHRVGAEGIQTEVDKVTAVRDWPIPVNPRQVRSFLGLASYYRRFVQGFATIAAPLHRLLRKDEPFEWTPACQEAFASLQHALCQSPVLAPPDVRSPFLLDTDASNEGIGAVLSQPGPEGEHVVAYFSRSLSKAERRYCVTRRELLAVVEGVRHFRHYLCGLPFTIRTDHAALQWLLTFREPEGQVARWIEQLQAFQYRIQHRAGEKHANADALSRRPCAREGCAHCSRKEEREAELSRRGEEQCRVAVSAERVDWRAHQDRDPDLRPILHWLEEQRRPPWEEVAPFSTATRGLWAQWSGLALRDRVLQRQWKVPATGEVRWQVVVPGAMRQEVLEAHHGTPGTGHFGVTKTLRRLRQSFYWGQCRRDVEDHCRRCDICTARKGPQGRSHAPLQQYQVGGPMERVAVDVLGPFPRSERGNRFVLVALDYFTKWPEAYALPDQEAETVAEALLEGFFSRFGVPQELHSDQGRNFESRVFAGMCRRLGIKKTRTTPLHPQSDGLVERFNRTLAVQLAVTTATHQRDWDTHLPVVLLACRSAVQDSTACTPALLMLGRELRTPAELAFGRPPDAPSVPPGPEYARRLQDRLESAHSFARDQLQAAGVRQKRNYDLRVRGRHFTAGELVWVFSPKRQRGRCPKLDSHWLGPCHVLERIGDVAYRVQLPHRGRKVVLHRDRLAPYLGQHPAPSDPAAPDSPLLPPPDPPRPNSPPTPRAEGSSPDGSVSLSPVADRSPSSTQGSRPQRQHRLPGRFRDFVLPSGTRD; encoded by the exons ATGGCGGACGCGAGAGAGATGAGAGAAGACGAGCTGCGAGCCAGACTGGAGGAGCTGGTCGCTGAGCTGAGGGTCAGGAGCTACCCGAGAATGGGCGCTGCATGGGGAGGAGAGAACATGGAGCGAGGGAGGAGCAAGAACCCTTGGGCGAAAGAGGAAAGAGGGATCAAGATGGCGGAGCTggaagacagacagactgctCCGCAGGCTGAGGGGCACTGCGCCATCGTCATCGAGGGAGAAGGAGATTCTTCGGCCGCCGCAAGGACCTCATCAGCCACAGAGATAGGAGGAGCGCAAGTGCGCGTCAAGGAGGAGGCAGCGTCACCATCGGACACGCCCGCCCTGCAGCAGAATGTCAACAAGGGGGTTTATTACAGCCGTTTGCAGTACAACGGTAAGGCCGATTGGCGAGACTTTGTAAAGCAGTTTGAAATGATGGCAATGGTAAACAactggacagacagagagaaagccaGTAATTTAATTGCTTGTTTAGAAGAAGAGGCTTTACATTGTTTAACCACCGTCGATCTAAATGGCTGTAGTAGCTATGGGACATTGGTTGCTGAACTGAGCGTGTGTCTGACAAGAGAGCGTGACGTTAAGCCCCGATATGGGCCCCGTGCCGATCACGGGAGAGAGAATATGCGGTGTGGGGGGAACATGTTGCCAGGGGCGAGCCGGCAGCCAGTGAAAGCAGGCCGATATGACGGTAGATCGCCGTGGGAGGCGTACCACGTCAAATTCAGGATGGCAGCGCTCACTAATGACTGGGGGCCGACGGAGAAAGCAGGACAGTTGGCGGCTGCATTAGAGGGAGAAGCGCTGCAGGTTCTGCTGGACTTGGGCCCAGACGAGGTGGCCCAATACGAGGTGTTAACCGCAGCTCTCGAACGCCGTTTTGGGAGAGTGGAGCCCGCAGTCGGGTTGCGCCTGCAGCTGGCCAACCGCACTAGAGCTCCCGGAGAGAAACTGGGCGTACTGGCTGCTGATGTCCGGTACCTGGCCCGGAGGGGGTACCCAATGTTCCCGCCAGCCACCCAGGAGGACCTGGCTGTCGAGGCCTTTGTTCGCGGACTGACCCCGACCGCTCTACGTCAGCAGGTCCGGTTtgctgccccaacctccctagagcttgCCGTGGCTCACGCCGAACGAGTCGAGGCGGTGCTCGAGGAGGGGGAGCGGGACCATGCCCCTGGGAGCGAGAGTG CTGTGCTGGGGCTGTGGACAGCCTGGCCACCTACGGCGCCACTgcccagcagcagctgctgcacCACCACCACACCTGACACAGCAACCGCAGGGAAACGCCAAGGGGCCCGCATAGACGGGACGACGCGTGCCCCCAGTCCAGTCCCATTAATCGCGGACCACCCAGCTGCAGCGGCCGCCACCAGTACTAACCCGTGTAGCCGACAGAGCAGGGCGTCACCCCTCACGGAAACAGCCGACCACAGACAGTGCCAGCCAGCTATAGCGGTAGGAAGGACCACTGCCGGGGACTTCTGCCATGTCCCCGTCCGCATTGAGGGGGTCCCGTGCACTGCTCTCGTAGACACTGGCTCCACGGTGACTCTCATCCGCCCCGATGTGCTCCCTGCAGGGGTCCGGCTGGAGCCCACCACCGTGCAGTTGCGCACTGTGACTGGAGAGCTAGCCCCCATGCAAGGAAAGGGCAACCTTGCTATTGAAGTGGCTGGACGGACAGTACACcaccctgtctgggtagcagCTGTACAGGACCCCTGCATACTGGGCCTGGACTTCCTGCGCTACACAGGCGGACAGCTAAACCTCCGGACCGGGACACTGCACATACAGGGGAGCCCGGCTTTAGCTTTAGCCTCACCCCTTGGACCGCTGGGTCGGAGTCGGGACCCCTTCGCACGACAGTTTCGGGATCTGCCGAGGACACAACGGACCGCCGCCATGAGACGGGAGACCTCAGCACACCCCCGGGCTCCATCATGCGCCAGTCTCATCAGGGACAATACAGCGTCTCGACGGCCCCCACTCCGGAAGGAGCTACTGCTTGCACAGCCGCCTTCAGGTGCCAGCGCTCGCCAGCCAACATGGCCACCCTCAGGCCGCAACGCTCGCCAGCCAACACGGCCACTCTCAGGCCGCAATGCTCGCCAGCATGTACAGCCGCCCTCCTGCAGTTCTAGCGTGGCCCAGGGGAATGCAGCTCTCCCCCAGGCAGCCCCGCCACCCTGCCCGGCGCCGCCAACCGCTACCCAAGGGCTGCGGGAGGATACCGCCATGCCACGCCCTACTGTCAGGAGTAATTCAGCGTCCCCAGCAATCTCCCCTCCGCCACCAGTCTCCCCTGAAGACCCAGCTCTCAGCGCAGTGCATGCAGTTTGGCTCAGGAGCTGCGAAGGGCTTTGCACAGAAGAGCGTCGCCAGCTGTGGGAACTGGTGTATGAGTATCGCCACAGTTTCGCTACCGCCTCGGATGACGTGGGGCGGACACACCTGGTGCAGCACCAGATCGAGACGGGAGCCGCCCGCCCCATTAAGCAGCGCCCTCGCCGCCAACCACTCGCCCTCCAGGAAGccacagagcaggtgctggaGGAGATGAAGGCAGCGGGGATCATTGAGCCGTCCGACAGCCCCTGGACCTCGCCGGTAGTCATGGTGCGGAAGAAGGACGGCAAGTGGCGCTTCTGCGTCGATTACCGGCGAGTGAACGATGTGacggagaaggactcctacccccttcCCCGCATCGATGAGTCCCTGGACTTGGTGGCCGGCTCTAGATGGTTCTCTTCGCTGGACCTCCGCAGCGGCTACTGGCAGGTTGCGCTGGATCCCTCTGCACGGccgaagactgccttctccactggacggggtctgtggcagtttactgtgatgccgttcggactttgcaACGCCCCCGCAACGTTCGAGCGGCTCATGGAAAAGGTGCTGGCCGGAGTACCCCCCTCGGAGTGCCTGGTCTACCTGGATGACCTGCTAGTCCACGGAGGGACCTTCCAGGAcgccctggcctccctgcatgAGGTGCTCCGGCGAGTGAGGAAAGCGGGGCTAAAACTGCACTCTGAAAAGTGCCAGCTGATGCGCCAGGAGGTCTCGTTCCTCGGGCACCGAGTGGGAGCAGAGGGGATCCAGACAGAGGTGGACAAGGTCACCGCAGTGAGGGACTGGCCTATTCCCGTCAATCCCCGGCAGGTTAGAAGCTTCCTAGGGCTTGCGTCCTACTACCgcaggtttgtgcagggctttgccaccatcgctgcccccctgcaccgcctcctgaggaaagacgagccctttgagtggaccccggCGTGCCAGGAGGCGTTCGCCTCCCTGCAACATGCGCTGTGCCAGTCCCCGGTGCTGGCTCCCCCGGATGTCCGTTCTCCCTTCCTGCTGGACACGGATGCAAGCAACGAGGGGATCGGGGCTGTCTTATCCCAGCCGGGTCCAGAAGGGGAGCATGTGGTGGCGTATTTTAGCCGGTCGCTCAGCAAGGCAGAGCGCCGGTATTGCGTCACCCGACGGGAGctgcttgcggtggtggagggggTCCGCCACTTCCGCCACTATCTCTGCGGGCTCCCCTTCACCATTCGCACAGACCACGctgccctgcagtggctcctgacgttccgggagccggagggacaggtcgCCCGTTGGATCGAGCAGCTCCAGGCGTTTCAGTACCGGATCCAACACCGGGCTGGTGAGAAGCACGCCAATGCGGACGCGCTGTCCCGTCGTCCCTGTGCCCGGGAGGGATGCGCCCATTGCAGCAGaaaggaggagagggaagcagagctgtcCCGCCGGGGGGAAGAGCAATGCCGGGTGGCAGTATCGGCTGAGAGGGTGGATTGGAGAGCCCATCAGGACCGAGACCCGGACCTCCGCCCCATACTACATTGGCTAGAGGAGCAGCGAAGGCCTCCCTGGGAGGAGGTGGCCCCTTTTTCCACCGCCACTCGGGGGCTGTGGGCTCAGTGGAGCGGGTTGGCCTTGCGTGACAGAGTCCTTCAGCGGCAGTGGAAGGTGCCCGCCACgggggaggtgaggtggcaggtggttgtcccgggggcgatgcgccaggaggtgctagaggcccatcatgggaccccaggcactggtcattttggagtgacgaagaccctgaggcggctccgccagtcgttctactgggggcagtgcaggcgagacgtggaggaccactgccgacgctgtgacatctgcactgcccggaaaggaccccagggccggtcgcacgccccactccagcagtaccaggtcggggGGCCTATGGAGAGGGTTGCCGTGGACGTACTAGGCCCCTTTCCACGCTCAGAGAGGGGGAACCGGTTCGTTCTGGTGGCCCTCGATTACTTCACTAAGTGGCCAGAGGCGTACGctttgccagaccaggaggcagagacggtcgctgaagcactgctggaggggttcttcagccggttcggggTCCCTCAAGAGTTGCATTCCGACCAAGGGCGCAACTTTGAGTCCCGGGTCTTTGCCGGGATGTGCCGGCGCCTGGGCATCAAGAAGACGCGGACCACCCCTCTGCACCCTCAGAGCGACGGACTGGTGGAGAGGttcaaccgcacgctggccgtacagctggctgtcaccaccgccacccaccagcgggactgggacacccacctgcctgtcgtgctgttggcctgccgctctgctgtccaggattccaccgcctgcacccctgccctgctcatGCTGGGGCGTGAGCTGCGCACTCCTGCGGAGCTAGCGTTTGGTCGTCCCCCAGATGCCCCCAGTGTACCCCCGGGCCCTGAGTATGCCAGGAGACTACAGGACCGACTGGAATCAGCCCACAGCTTCGCCAGGGACCAGTTGCAGGCTGCTGGGGTACGGCAGAAGCGGAACTATGACCTCCGAGTACGGGGGCGCCACTTCACCGCCGGGGAGCTCGTGTGGGTCTTCAGCCCCAAGAGACAGCGGGGCCGTTGCCCCAAATTGGACAGCCACTGGCTTGGTCCTTGCCATGTCCTGGAGAGGATCGGGGACGTGGCCTACCGGGTGCAGCTACCTCACAGAGGACGCAAGGTAGTGCTACACCGGGATCGgctggccccctacctgggacAACACCCAGCACCATCCGACCCAGCAGCTCCTGACAGTCCTCTCCTGCCCCCTCCTGATCCACCCCGCCCTAACagtccccccacccccagggCTGAGGGTTCCTCCCCCGACGGTTCAGTTTCCCtgtcccctgtggctgacaggagcccgtcctccacgCAGGGCTCCCGCCCGCAAAGACAGCATCGCCTCCCGGGTCGTTTTCGAGACTTTGTTCTTCCCTCGGGGAcgagggactaa